A section of the Leptotrichia buccalis C-1013-b genome encodes:
- a CDS encoding acetyl-CoA carboxylase carboxyltransferase subunit alpha, with product MSIKDEIKELEEAISELKSFSDEKNIDFSAQIVELEKKLESKYKDFEENELDAWNRIQISRDPKRPYTLDYINELTQDFVELHGDRLSKDDHAIVGGLASIDGYKIMIIGQQKGRDIDSNIFRNFGMASPEGYRKALRLMRMAERFKLPILTLIDTAGAYPGIEAEEKGQGEAIAKNLAEMFGFRVPIVSVVIGEGGSGGALGIGVADSILMLENSVYSVISPEGCASILFNDSTKAAEAAKSLKMDAISLKSLGVIDEIIKEPLGGAHRNFEETAQNLKEAVVKEFKRIDKYSLRELLRRRYEKYRKIGDFFEE from the coding sequence ATGAGTATAAAAGATGAAATTAAGGAACTAGAAGAGGCAATATCGGAATTAAAGTCATTTTCAGATGAAAAAAATATTGATTTTTCTGCTCAAATAGTAGAACTGGAAAAAAAATTGGAAAGTAAATATAAAGATTTTGAAGAAAATGAACTGGATGCATGGAATAGAATTCAGATTTCAAGAGATCCTAAAAGACCATATACATTGGATTATATAAATGAATTGACTCAAGATTTTGTAGAGCTTCACGGAGATAGGCTATCAAAAGACGATCATGCTATTGTAGGTGGATTAGCCTCAATTGATGGATATAAAATAATGATTATCGGACAGCAGAAGGGAAGAGATATAGATTCGAATATTTTCAGGAATTTTGGTATGGCAAGTCCAGAAGGTTATAGAAAGGCTCTAAGACTGATGAGAATGGCAGAACGTTTTAAATTACCAATTTTAACGTTAATTGACACAGCTGGAGCATATCCTGGAATTGAAGCTGAGGAAAAAGGGCAAGGAGAAGCTATTGCTAAAAATTTGGCAGAAATGTTTGGATTTCGAGTGCCAATTGTATCAGTAGTAATTGGAGAAGGTGGAAGTGGAGGAGCATTAGGAATTGGTGTGGCAGATTCTATTTTAATGCTTGAAAATAGTGTATATTCTGTTATTTCTCCAGAAGGCTGCGCTTCGATTCTTTTTAATGATTCAACAAAAGCAGCGGAAGCGGCAAAAAGTCTGAAAATGGATGCAATCAGTTTAAAAAGTCTAGGAGTAATAGATGAAATTATAAAAGAACCTTTGGGTGGAGCTCATCGAAATTTTGAAGAAACAGCGCAGAATTTGAAAGAAGCAGTTGTAAAGGAATTTAAACGGATAGATAAGTATTCACTTCGAGAATTATTAAGAAGAAGATATGAGAAATATAGAAAAATTGGAGATTTCTTTGAAGAATAG
- a CDS encoding RluA family pseudouridine synthase, which yields MKSKEVVVDSEMEGMRLDRYLRKNFKDEPLSRIFGAIRAGDVKVNGKKSKENYRLALNDTIVIKNLFSENFDNKKSFEKNNLKKIQIQKSDLEKYKKMIIFENEDFFIVNKSEKIPMHKGTGHKYGLAEVFKEIFKNENINFANRLDFETSGLVIGCKNLKFLRYISQKIRDNEIQKKYFAIVHNIKNNIESKIFKIENYLTTTENKVIVSENPISKDSKKSITNFKKILISELKNTKKILDLLEKNNKNVFLLDVDLVTGRKHQIRAQLAHQKIPIVGDKKYGIQDGSNKFFLCCYFLSFDNYKFSILNKVFL from the coding sequence TTGAAAAGTAAAGAAGTTGTTGTAGATTCGGAAATGGAAGGAATGCGTCTTGACAGGTATTTGAGAAAAAATTTTAAGGATGAGCCGTTAAGTAGAATTTTTGGAGCAATAAGAGCTGGAGATGTTAAGGTTAATGGAAAAAAGTCAAAGGAAAATTATAGACTTGCATTAAATGATACAATTGTTATAAAAAATTTATTTTCAGAAAACTTTGATAATAAAAAAAGTTTTGAAAAAAATAATCTGAAAAAAATTCAAATACAGAAAAGTGATTTGGAAAAATATAAAAAAATGATAATTTTTGAAAATGAAGATTTTTTTATTGTCAATAAAAGTGAAAAAATTCCGATGCATAAGGGAACAGGGCATAAATATGGACTTGCCGAAGTTTTTAAGGAAATTTTTAAAAATGAAAATATTAATTTTGCTAATAGACTTGATTTTGAAACATCAGGACTTGTAATTGGCTGCAAGAATTTAAAATTTTTAAGATATATTTCTCAAAAAATTCGAGATAATGAAATACAAAAAAAATATTTTGCAATTGTGCATAATATAAAAAATAATATTGAATCTAAAATTTTTAAAATTGAAAATTATTTAACAACAACAGAAAATAAAGTTATTGTTTCAGAAAATCCTATTTCAAAAGATTCAAAAAAAAGTATTACAAATTTTAAAAAAATTTTGATTAGCGAGTTAAAAAATACAAAAAAAATATTAGATTTACTAGAAAAAAATAATAAAAATGTTTTTCTTTTGGATGTTGATTTGGTTACAGGAAGAAAACATCAAATAAGAGCACAGTTAGCACATCAAAAAATTCCAATTGTGGGCGATAAAAAGTATGGGATACAGGATGGAAGTAATAAATTTTTCCTTTGCTGTTATTTCCTTTCGTTTGATAATTATAAATTTTCAATTTTAAATAAAGTGTTTCTTTAA
- a CDS encoding M16 family metallopeptidase, with protein sequence MIEKIKTDTGIEVIFDKLESISTCSVGVFVKTGSRDESDTEEGISHVLEHMIFKGTPTRSYFEISEEIDYLGANVNAHTTKEETVFYINALTQFLGKSVDILFDIVTNSTIDEKELEKEKDVIVEEIKMYKDSPDDLVFETNYADCINGQYGKPIIGTEESVKGFTAEEIRKYYRERYTKDNILVVVSGNFDKDEIIQKINEYFGKLADTKVDRREKIDFSFNAGKRTVSKDINQVNICISHKSEDYNSEKKVYTDILSNIIGGSMSSRLFQEIREKNGLAYSVYTYNQYYLSGGLTSTYIGTNLESYEKAIEITLLEFKKLRENGVTEEELQKSKNKYISRISFAMENPRSRMGILGNYYIRKNEILDTEKLKNEVNTVRLEDVNNFARMKYLEENITVLGNINV encoded by the coding sequence ATGATAGAAAAAATAAAAACGGATACGGGAATAGAAGTTATTTTTGACAAATTAGAAAGTATTTCCACTTGTTCGGTCGGAGTATTTGTAAAAACAGGTTCACGAGATGAAAGTGATACGGAAGAAGGAATTTCACACGTGCTGGAACATATGATTTTTAAAGGGACACCAACAAGAAGCTATTTTGAAATTTCAGAAGAGATTGACTATCTTGGAGCAAATGTGAATGCACATACAACAAAGGAAGAAACAGTTTTTTATATAAACGCTTTGACACAATTTTTAGGAAAATCTGTGGATATTTTGTTTGATATTGTTACAAATTCTACAATTGATGAAAAAGAACTGGAAAAGGAAAAAGATGTAATTGTGGAAGAAATCAAGATGTATAAGGATTCGCCAGATGACCTTGTATTTGAAACAAATTATGCAGATTGTATAAATGGACAATATGGAAAGCCGATTATTGGGACAGAAGAAAGTGTAAAAGGATTTACAGCAGAAGAGATTAGAAAATATTATAGGGAAAGATATACAAAGGATAATATTCTAGTTGTAGTTTCAGGAAATTTTGATAAAGATGAAATTATTCAGAAAATAAATGAGTATTTTGGAAAACTGGCTGATACAAAAGTTGATAGACGTGAAAAAATTGATTTTTCATTTAATGCAGGGAAAAGAACAGTTTCAAAAGATATAAATCAGGTAAATATCTGCATTTCTCATAAAAGTGAAGATTATAACAGTGAAAAAAAAGTATATACAGATATTTTGTCAAATATTATAGGAGGTTCAATGAGTTCTAGACTTTTTCAGGAAATTCGTGAGAAAAATGGACTAGCCTATTCTGTTTATACATATAACCAGTATTATCTTTCTGGAGGTTTAACTTCAACATATATTGGAACTAATTTGGAAAGTTATGAAAAAGCTATAGAAATTACACTTTTAGAATTTAAGAAATTACGTGAGAATGGAGTGACGGAAGAGGAGCTTCAAAAATCAAAAAATAAATATATAAGTAGAATTTCATTTGCTATGGAAAATCCACGTTCAAGAATGGGAATTTTAGGAAATTATTATATTAGAAAAAATGAAATTCTAGATACAGAGAAATTGAAAAATGAAGTAAATACAGTAAGACTTGAAGATGTGAATAATTTTGCAAGAATGAAATATCTGGAAGAAAATATTACAGTTTTGGGGAATATTAACGTATAG
- a CDS encoding LptF/LptG family permease gives MNKLDKYIIVNYVKSFILGMMMFFLIFLLAESITLTGWLMDGKLKGSEALKYLRYGIPEIVTNTAPLGVLLGSLLCISKMAKQLEVAAMKTSGISFARVALFPILFSALVSLGVFWLNYDYLGRANTKKEDLKTLKIDNKEPVRSEKDFVFVKIDKRTVLFSGHANKNNGTMNYVTILKFENGFKVIRKMYTASFAKINPKTNEWTFKDLKEYDSKTNVTKPFDTKKFKFVASMEDVLASAVKAKNLTMPELREKTVYFTRVGADSLNLRIEFYYRISFALSSLVMSLIGLSLGSRYVRGGAAVNIGLSVIIGYAYYGVSTILRSMAVSGTVPIYVACFVPLIIFLVVGIKLFKDAEY, from the coding sequence ATGAATAAATTAGATAAATATATAATTGTAAATTATGTAAAAAGTTTTATTTTAGGTATGATGATGTTCTTTCTAATATTTTTGCTAGCCGAAAGTATTACATTGACAGGTTGGCTTATGGATGGAAAACTGAAAGGCTCTGAAGCTTTAAAATATTTAAGATACGGGATACCTGAAATTGTAACAAACACAGCTCCTCTTGGAGTATTGTTAGGAAGTCTCCTATGTATAAGTAAAATGGCAAAACAGCTGGAAGTTGCCGCAATGAAGACAAGCGGGATAAGTTTTGCAAGAGTTGCATTATTTCCCATTTTATTTTCAGCTTTAGTAAGTTTGGGAGTGTTTTGGTTAAATTATGATTATCTTGGGAGAGCAAATACAAAAAAGGAAGATTTGAAGACATTGAAAATTGACAATAAAGAGCCTGTCAGATCAGAAAAGGATTTTGTATTCGTGAAAATTGATAAAAGAACAGTTCTCTTTAGTGGGCATGCAAATAAAAATAACGGAACAATGAACTATGTTACAATTCTAAAATTTGAAAATGGATTTAAAGTAATAAGAAAAATGTATACAGCTTCTTTTGCTAAAATTAATCCTAAAACTAATGAATGGACTTTTAAAGATTTAAAGGAATATGACAGCAAAACAAATGTAACAAAACCGTTTGATACAAAAAAATTTAAATTTGTGGCTTCGATGGAAGATGTACTCGCAAGTGCGGTAAAAGCTAAAAATTTGACAATGCCAGAATTACGTGAAAAAACAGTTTATTTTACAAGAGTTGGAGCAGATTCGTTAAATTTAAGAATAGAATTTTATTATAGAATATCTTTTGCATTATCTTCGCTTGTAATGTCTTTAATAGGGCTTTCACTAGGGAGTAGATATGTTAGAGGAGGAGCTGCTGTAAATATTGGATTGTCTGTAATAATTGGTTATGCGTATTATGGAGTCAGCACAATTTTACGTTCAATGGCAGTTTCTGGAACAGTTCCAATTTATGTTGCCTGTTTTGTTCCATTAATAATATTCCTTGTTGTTGGAATAAAATTGTTTAAAGATGCAGAATATTAA
- the alr gene encoding alanine racemase, translating into MRCWAEININNLYSNIDEIEKIVAKDKIIAVIKADAYGHGMLKICDALIKKGIKNFAVATSDEALKIKELHNDIMVLILGPVENEYMDLIADKNIYFMVTDFEEIEYLEKTGGKKGKTTDVFIKIDTGMGRVGFQESEVEDLNKILKNSSHINPIGIFSHFSSSDSDKDYTKLQESKFKAMCEKISSGIPSIKYRHLHNSFGTLKFQDSIEDFVRVGIILYGGVIDEETFPYKFKPVMSLLAKISYIKTLKEDSFISYGNTYKGKAGGTYATVSIGYADGVRRDLSNKGYVFYKGHKCEIVGRVCMDQLMILLPDELKDMAKKGDIVEFFGENISVVEVADLCNTISYEIMCGISQRVPRIYVEK; encoded by the coding sequence ATGCGATGCTGGGCAGAAATAAATATAAATAATTTATATAGCAATATTGATGAAATTGAAAAAATTGTAGCAAAAGATAAAATAATAGCAGTTATAAAGGCAGATGCCTATGGGCATGGAATGCTTAAAATATGTGATGCTTTGATAAAAAAGGGAATAAAGAACTTTGCAGTTGCTACGAGTGACGAAGCACTTAAAATTAAGGAGCTTCACAATGATATTATGGTGCTTATACTAGGTCCTGTGGAAAATGAGTATATGGATTTAATTGCTGATAAAAATATTTATTTTATGGTGACAGATTTTGAGGAAATAGAATATTTGGAAAAAACTGGGGGAAAAAAAGGAAAAACTACAGATGTATTTATAAAGATAGATACAGGAATGGGACGTGTAGGGTTTCAGGAAAGTGAAGTGGAAGATTTGAATAAAATCTTAAAAAATTCTAGCCATATTAATCCAATAGGAATTTTCTCGCATTTTTCATCATCAGACAGTGACAAAGACTATACAAAATTGCAGGAAAGCAAATTTAAAGCAATGTGTGAAAAAATATCAAGTGGGATACCATCAATAAAATATAGACATTTGCACAATAGCTTTGGAACTTTAAAATTTCAGGACAGCATAGAAGATTTTGTAAGAGTGGGAATTATACTTTATGGAGGAGTTATAGATGAAGAAACGTTTCCATATAAATTTAAGCCAGTAATGTCTCTTTTGGCAAAAATTAGTTACATAAAAACATTAAAGGAAGACAGTTTTATAAGTTATGGAAACACGTATAAAGGAAAAGCTGGAGGAACTTATGCGACAGTTTCTATTGGATATGCTGACGGAGTAAGGCGTGATTTGTCAAACAAAGGCTATGTTTTTTACAAAGGGCATAAATGTGAAATTGTAGGACGTGTCTGTATGGATCAGCTTATGATTTTACTTCCTGATGAATTGAAAGATATGGCTAAAAAAGGTGATATTGTGGAATTTTTTGGGGAAAATATAAGTGTTGTGGAAGTTGCTGATTTATGTAATACAATTTCGTATGAAATTATGTGTGGAATAAGTCAAAGAGTGCCTAGAATTTATGTGGAAAAATAG
- a CDS encoding CvpA family protein, with product MILDIGFIILLIIFILLGYKRGFSLEFFNMFKYILIIFITNYIYKFFFDSEKIKSRNQLKIFIIMVVIQYIVYSVILIMNGKFLKTIKIKRFDKFSGIIFGIFKIFFVSIIIYIVIITGSLNSKKIRNIRDESVSAQFMTKYALKYLDSFPNFIKNDVENYAVKKRENQIINDILSNYKKLETEEFKNSRTAD from the coding sequence ATGATACTGGATATTGGATTTATAATATTGCTGATAATATTTATTCTTCTTGGATATAAAAGGGGATTTTCATTGGAATTCTTTAATATGTTTAAATATATTTTGATTATTTTTATTACGAATTATATTTATAAATTTTTTTTTGATTCAGAAAAAATAAAATCGAGAAATCAATTGAAGATATTTATTATTATGGTTGTAATCCAGTATATTGTTTATTCTGTTATTTTAATAATGAATGGGAAGTTCTTGAAAACTATAAAAATAAAAAGATTTGATAAATTTTCTGGAATAATTTTTGGAATATTTAAAATATTTTTTGTTTCAATTATTATTTATATTGTCATTATTACGGGTTCGTTAAATAGTAAAAAAATAAGAAATATAAGAGATGAAAGTGTTTCTGCCCAATTTATGACAAAATATGCATTAAAATATTTAGATTCTTTTCCAAATTTTATAAAAAATGATGTAGAAAATTATGCTGTAAAAAAAAGGGAAAATCAAATAATAAATGATATTTTAAGTAATTATAAAAAATTAGAGACAGAAGAATTTAAGAATAGTCGAACTGCAGATTAG
- the secF gene encoding protein translocase subunit SecF: MKINLKVIERRKLYLGISAVMVIVSLVSLFAIKLNLGVDFKGGELIQLKYEKKIDQNAVNSTLSGLVGEIPQMKAKRVQFSDTDNTVIIRTEQLKDTQKAKVMSELSQKTGKYEVVKNETVGAVIGKELTSNAIQALLIGSILIIIYITVRFEFIYAVAGIVALIHDVIIAFGVIAMLKYEIDTPFIAAILTILGYSINDTIVVFDRIRENIKRNREGRNKVTQSFGEVIEKSINQVFTRSIYTSLTTLFSVIVLLILGGDTLKTFSMTLFIGMLVGTYSSVFVASPLVYIMKKGKNEPKSKDVIKSSGKTVNGYDEKDKVLV; this comes from the coding sequence ATGAAGATTAATTTAAAAGTAATAGAGCGTAGAAAACTTTATTTGGGAATTTCGGCAGTAATGGTTATAGTTTCGCTAGTTTCATTATTTGCAATAAAGTTAAATCTTGGTGTAGATTTTAAAGGTGGAGAGTTAATTCAGTTAAAATATGAGAAAAAAATTGACCAGAATGCAGTAAACAGTACATTAAGTGGTTTAGTTGGAGAAATACCACAAATGAAAGCTAAAAGAGTGCAATTTTCAGACACAGATAATACTGTTATTATAAGAACTGAACAATTAAAAGATACACAAAAAGCAAAAGTAATGTCAGAATTGAGCCAAAAAACTGGGAAATATGAAGTTGTGAAAAATGAAACTGTAGGTGCCGTAATTGGTAAGGAATTAACATCTAATGCAATTCAGGCACTCTTAATTGGAAGTATTTTAATTATTATTTATATTACAGTAAGATTTGAATTTATTTATGCGGTAGCAGGAATTGTGGCATTAATTCATGATGTTATTATTGCCTTTGGAGTTATTGCAATGCTTAAATATGAGATAGATACACCATTTATTGCTGCAATTCTTACAATTTTAGGATATTCGATTAACGATACGATTGTTGTATTTGACAGGATTCGTGAAAATATTAAAAGAAACAGGGAAGGAAGAAATAAAGTTACACAATCATTTGGTGAAGTAATAGAAAAATCAATAAATCAAGTGTTTACAAGATCAATTTATACTTCATTGACAACTCTGTTTTCAGTAATTGTTCTTTTAATTTTAGGTGGAGATACATTAAAAACGTTTAGTATGACTCTGTTTATAGGAATGCTTGTTGGAACTTATTCATCAGTATTTGTGGCAAGCCCTTTGGTTTACATAATGAAAAAAGGTAAAAATGAGCCAAAATCTAAAGATGTTATAAAAAGTTCTGGTAAAACAGTAAATGGATATGATGAAAAAGATAAAGTATTAGTTTAA
- a CDS encoding LptF/LptG family permease, whose product MKIIDKYIYNSLILPSVFGISIFTFIMMLNVVMEVMERLFASDLPFISIIDYLFYAMPGVLVQTIPMGAFLGVMLVYGGLSETNEIVAMEGSGVGLFRIIRPAFIFGVILTLIGLGLELYVNPRALKNINAQTKQILASRPSSLTEEKVFLSNEEKGFGFYIDEVSNDKATAKNFLIINKRGDNPYPIVFLAEDAKFDPGIIRLKKVKGYAFDKTGSSQVSAEYQEQEIPISTFFREKKQELKKSRKEMNLKELEKFYKANIKNPEEKEAALKAQVEIYQRIIGPLASTFLCWLGVLLSVGHRRSGRGISFGISLIVIFGYIGMASYAKIMVLKNDVPASIAMWVPNFVLFILCIFFSIKKYKGN is encoded by the coding sequence ATGAAAATAATTGACAAATATATCTACAATTCACTTATTCTGCCATCGGTATTTGGAATTAGCATATTTACATTTATTATGATGTTAAATGTTGTAATGGAAGTTATGGAAAGATTATTTGCGAGTGATTTGCCATTTATATCAATAATTGACTATTTATTTTATGCAATGCCGGGAGTTTTAGTGCAGACGATACCGATGGGAGCATTTCTTGGAGTGATGCTTGTTTATGGTGGACTTTCTGAAACAAATGAAATTGTTGCAATGGAAGGTTCTGGAGTCGGGCTTTTTAGAATAATCAGACCTGCATTTATTTTTGGAGTGATACTTACTCTTATTGGATTAGGGCTTGAGCTTTATGTAAATCCACGTGCATTAAAAAATATTAATGCTCAGACAAAGCAGATTTTAGCTTCAAGACCAAGTTCACTTACAGAAGAAAAAGTCTTTTTGTCAAATGAAGAAAAAGGCTTTGGATTTTATATAGACGAAGTGAGTAACGATAAGGCTACAGCTAAAAATTTCCTAATTATAAATAAACGTGGAGATAATCCGTATCCAATAGTATTTCTAGCTGAAGATGCAAAGTTTGATCCAGGAATTATAAGATTAAAGAAGGTAAAGGGATACGCCTTTGATAAAACTGGAAGCAGTCAAGTATCAGCTGAATATCAGGAGCAGGAGATACCGATTTCCACTTTTTTTAGGGAAAAGAAACAAGAGTTGAAGAAGAGTCGTAAGGAAATGAATTTAAAGGAGCTGGAAAAATTTTATAAAGCAAATATAAAAAATCCTGAAGAAAAGGAAGCAGCATTAAAAGCACAAGTAGAAATTTACCAAAGAATTATAGGACCTCTTGCAAGTACTTTTTTATGCTGGCTAGGAGTTTTACTTTCTGTGGGGCATAGAAGAAGTGGAAGAGGAATAAGTTTTGGAATAAGTTTAATAGTTATATTTGGATATATAGGAATGGCAAGCTATGCTAAAATTATGGTTTTAAAAAATGATGTACCAGCTAGTATTGCAATGTGGGTTCCTAATTTTGTTTTATTTATATTGTGCATATTTTTTTCAATAAAAAAATATAAAGGAAATTAG
- the rodA gene encoding rod shape-determining protein RodA translates to MFRNQKLMIEEIKNNIFRMDKMILLIVYALVTISTVFVYSATRQSGMVIKNILWIAVGSILVLLLSYMDYRNLKRYVWHIYGIGVTLLLIVRFAGKKTLGAQRWISLGPFQLQPSEFVKVGIIIIIAYWIVTKYKDGINNLQDIIGSILPTMPLILLVLIQPDLGTTLITVSAFLFMIFLYGADMKPIWIIGLVVLLSVYPVYRFVLSSYQRTRVETFLHPETDRKGSGWHVIQSKISVGAGGALGKGVLQGSQSRLEFLPEAQTDFIFSVLSEELGFLGSSLVLLLYFGLIYEIMRISRIIQDDFGRLILYGMAAVIFMHVIVNVGMTIGLVPVTGKPLLFMSYGGSSFLASFIMIGIVESVKVHNK, encoded by the coding sequence ATGTTTCGAAACCAAAAATTAATGATAGAAGAAATAAAAAATAATATTTTTCGGATGGACAAGATGATTTTATTAATAGTCTATGCACTTGTAACAATCAGTACAGTTTTCGTATATAGTGCAACAAGACAAAGTGGAATGGTTATAAAGAATATTCTGTGGATTGCAGTAGGTTCTATATTAGTTTTGTTGTTGTCATATATGGATTATAGAAATCTGAAAAGATATGTTTGGCATATTTATGGTATAGGTGTTACTTTGTTATTGATTGTGCGTTTTGCAGGAAAAAAGACTCTGGGAGCACAGCGTTGGATTTCCTTGGGACCATTTCAATTGCAGCCTTCAGAATTTGTAAAAGTGGGAATTATTATAATAATCGCTTATTGGATTGTAACAAAGTATAAAGACGGTATTAACAATCTGCAAGACATTATTGGCTCAATTTTACCAACGATGCCACTTATTTTATTAGTTTTGATACAGCCTGACCTAGGAACAACATTAATAACGGTTTCAGCATTCTTATTTATGATATTTCTATATGGAGCTGATATGAAACCAATCTGGATAATTGGACTTGTTGTATTGTTGTCAGTTTATCCTGTTTACAGATTTGTTTTAAGTAGCTACCAGAGAACACGTGTGGAGACATTTTTACATCCTGAAACAGATAGAAAAGGAAGCGGGTGGCACGTAATTCAATCAAAAATTTCCGTTGGTGCGGGAGGAGCATTAGGAAAGGGGGTTTTACAAGGAAGCCAAAGCAGATTGGAATTTTTGCCAGAAGCACAAACAGACTTTATTTTTTCAGTATTGTCTGAAGAATTAGGATTTTTAGGCTCTTCACTAGTCTTACTTCTATATTTTGGGCTGATTTATGAAATAATGAGGATATCGCGGATTATACAAGATGATTTTGGGCGACTCATACTCTATGGTATGGCAGCAGTAATTTTTATGCACGTAATTGTAAATGTGGGAATGACAATCGGACTTGTACCTGTTACAGGAAAACCGTTATTGTTTATGAGTTATGGAGGAAGTTCATTTTTGGCTTCATTTATAATGATAGGAATAGTGGAAAGTGTAAAAGTTCATAATAAGTAA
- the accD gene encoding acetyl-CoA carboxylase, carboxyltransferase subunit beta produces the protein MGLFSSKRSKNKYATLTSKSKLTVDIVDDNKWKKCNQCNEIIYNEDLKNNLNVCPKCGNYFRLTAFERIELLIDEGTFFEEDMTLNSKNVLSFPEYEEKLEIAREKSRMLDGVISGIGTINGIKVSIAAMEFNFMGGSMGSVVGERITRALELGLKEKIPVVIVSSSGGARMQEGILSLMQMAKTSGAVKKLNEAGIPFISVPVDPTTGGVTASFAMLGDVIITEPNALIAFAGPRVIEQTVNQKLPKGFQRAEFLLEHGMVDIISERKDLKTTIYRVLEKLV, from the coding sequence ATGGGATTATTTTCAAGTAAAAGATCAAAAAATAAATATGCAACACTTACATCTAAGTCAAAGTTGACAGTTGACATTGTGGATGATAACAAGTGGAAAAAATGTAATCAGTGTAATGAGATTATCTATAATGAAGATTTAAAAAATAATTTGAATGTTTGTCCAAAATGTGGGAATTATTTTAGATTAACAGCATTTGAAAGAATTGAATTATTAATTGATGAAGGAACATTTTTTGAAGAAGATATGACGCTTAATTCTAAAAATGTGTTATCTTTTCCTGAATATGAAGAAAAATTAGAAATTGCACGTGAAAAAAGTAGAATGTTAGACGGAGTAATTAGTGGGATAGGAACAATTAATGGAATAAAAGTAAGTATTGCGGCAATGGAATTTAATTTTATGGGTGGAAGTATGGGTTCTGTTGTTGGTGAAAGAATTACTAGAGCTCTTGAATTAGGGCTTAAAGAAAAAATACCAGTTGTAATTGTTTCAAGTTCTGGTGGTGCCAGAATGCAGGAAGGAATTTTGTCACTTATGCAAATGGCAAAAACTTCAGGTGCAGTAAAAAAATTAAATGAAGCGGGAATTCCTTTTATTTCAGTTCCTGTTGATCCGACTACAGGTGGAGTAACAGCTTCTTTTGCAATGCTTGGAGATGTAATAATAACAGAGCCGAATGCTTTAATTGCCTTTGCAGGGCCAAGAGTTATAGAACAAACTGTAAATCAAAAATTGCCAAAAGGTTTCCAAAGAGCTGAATTTTTATTGGAACACGGAATGGTTGACATAATTTCAGAAAGAAAAGATTTGAAAACAACAATTTATAGAGTATTAGAAAAATTGGTGTAA